One Pseudorasbora parva isolate DD20220531a chromosome 4, ASM2467924v1, whole genome shotgun sequence genomic region harbors:
- the LOC137072808 gene encoding NLR family CARD domain-containing protein 3-like isoform X3 yields the protein MKSDWSMDPLPNFNGHTDPGITRDAQHAEAVKTFRSNVRKKFECLCEGTAKQGSPTLLNEIYTELYITESDCGEINNEHEVRQIETQSRRAVTEDTQIKCTDIFRPLPGQDKPIRTVLTKGVAGIGKTVSVQKFILDWAEEKENQDIQLIFPLAFRELNLMKDKTLSLSDLLQVFFPETKEMKPFSDGYKVVFVFDGLDECRLSLDFNVKLCNISESASVDVLLTNLIAGNLLPSALIWITSRPAAADLVPSECVHRVTEVRGFNEPQKEEYFRRRIRDQSLADKIISHLKSSRSLFIMCHIPVFCWISATVLEKILSEAESGGLPKTLTQMYTHFLIIQSNIKHEKDYKKKVKDEDMILKLGTLAFQQLVKGNLIFYEEDLRECGIDETEASVYSGLCTQIFREELGLYQGKVFCFVHLSIQEHLAALYVLLSFLLDKRDVLNENLTSKHAHEFTCHTISDLHQRAVDKALQSRNGHLDLFLRFLLGLSRESNQMLLKTLLTDVRNISLSKRKTVEYIKTRIRMNPSPEKSLNLFHCLNELGDHSLVNEIQECLRSGGLSSTRLSSSQWSAVVFVLLTSESLDEFQLEKYMSNNQDQNLMTPDELLQKLLPVVKASRSAQLERCNITAEGCAALASALRSNSHLRELELTGNKIGDEGVTLLSDGLKDPHCKLETLRLRSCNITDEGCAALASALRSNSHLRELDLTDNIIGDKGVTLLSDELKDPHCKLETLG from the exons ATGAAGAGTGACTGGTCAATGGATCCTCTGCCTAACTTTAATGGACACACTGATCCTGGGATTAC cCGTGACGCTCAACATGCCGAAGCCGTAAAGACATTTAGATCAAATGTGAGGAAGAagtttgagtgtctgtgtgaggGAACAGCGAAGCAGGGAAGCCCAACACTGCTGAATGAGATCTACACTGAGCTCTACATCACAGAGAGTGATTGTGGAGAGATCAATAATGAGCATGAGGTGAGACAGATTGAGACTCAATCCAGGAGAGCAGTAACAGAGGACACACAGATCAAATGCACTGACATCTTTAGGCCTTTACCTGGACAAGACAAACCCATCAGAACTGTGCTGACAAAGGGAGTCGCTGGCATTGGGAAAACAGTCTCAGTGCAGAAGTTCATCCTGGACTGGGCTGAAGAGAAAGAGAATCAGGACATCCAGCTCATATTTCCTCTTGCTTTCAGAGAGCTCAACCTAATGAAGGACAAAACACTCAGCCTTTCAGATCTTCTGCAGGTTTTTTTCCCTGAAACCAAAGAAATGAAACCATTCAGTGATGGATACAAAGTTGTCTTTGTTTTTGATGGTCTGGATGAGTGTCGTCTGTCTCTGGACTTTAATGTGAAGCTGTGTAATATCTCTGAATCCGCCTCAGTGGACGTGCTTCTGACGAACCTCATTGCAGGGAATCTGCTTCCCTCGGCTCTCATCTGGATCACCTCCAGACCCGCCGCAGCTGATCTCGTCCCGTCTGAGTGTGTCCATCGAGTGACTGAGGTACGAGGCTTCAATGAGCCGCAGAAGGAGGAATACTTCAGGAGGAGAATCAGGGATCAGAGTCTGGCTGATAAAATCATCTCACACCTGAAGTCCTCGAGGAGCCTCTTCATCATGTGCCACATCCCAGTGTTTTGCTGGATCTCAGCCACGGTTTTGGAGAAGATCTTGAGTGAAGCAGAGAGTGGAGGTCTCCCTAAGACTCTCACTCAAATGTACACACACTTCCTGATCATTCAGTCCAACATCAAGCATGAGAAGGACTATAAGAAGAAAGTGAAGGATGAAGACATGATCCTCAAACTGGGGACACTGGCGTTCCAGCAGCTTGTGAAGGGCAACCTGATCTTCTATGAGGAAGACCTGAGAGAGTGTGGCATTGATGAGACAGAGGCGTCCGTGTACTCAGGACTGTGCACTCAGATCTTCAGAGAGGAGTTGGGCTTGTATCAGGGGAAAGTCTTCTGCTTTGTTCATCTGAGCATTCAGGAGCATCTGGCGGCTCTTTATGTGCTGCTTTCATTCCTGCTGGACAAGAGGGATGTGCTCAATGAAAACCTCACCTCAAAACATGCACACGAGTTCACGTGTCACACGATATCTGACCTGCATCAGAGAGCCGTGGACAAGGCTCTGCAGAGTAGAAATGGACATCTGGACCTTTTCTTGCGGTTCCTTCTGGGTCTCTCACGAGAGTCCAATCAGATGCTCCTGAAAACACTTCTGACAGATGTTAGAAACATCTCACTCAGCAAAAGAAAAACTGTTGAATACATTAAAACGAGAATAAGAATGAATCCCTCACCAGAGAAATCCCTCAATCTGTTCCACTGTTTAAATGAACTGGGAGATCACTCTCTCGTGAACGAAATCCAGGAGTGTCTCAGATCTGGAGGTCTTTCAAGCACCAGATTGTCTTCGTCACAGTGGTCAGCTGTCGTCTTTGTTTTATTAACCTCTGAGAGTTTGGATGAGTTTCAGTTAGAGAAATACATGAGCAACAATCAAGACCAAAACCTCATGACACCGGATGAATTACTACAGAAGCTCTTGCCTGTGGTTAAAGCCTCCAGATCAGCTCA GTTGGAGAGGTGTAATATCACAGCtgaaggttgtgctgctctggcttcagctctgagatcaaactCACACCTCAGAGAACTGGAGCTGACTGGGAATAAAATAGGAGATGAAGGTGTGACGCTGCTCTCTGATGGACTGAAGGATCCT